One Granulicella sp. 5B5 DNA window includes the following coding sequences:
- the cydB gene encoding cytochrome d ubiquinol oxidase subunit II, with translation MASLWFWIVAVMLAAYVVLDGFDLGVGILMPFVARTEEDRQQAIHSIGPVWDGNEVWLIAAGGTLFFAFPLLYASSFSGFYMPLMIVLWLLILRGLSVELRMHFRDPLWRTFFDGLFFFSSTLLAIFFGAALANVVRGVPIGPDNYFYLPLWTNWRTGISPGILDWYTVIGGVMALLALAMHGALYLMIKTEGHLERRARVAAGRLLPFVALATVCAIPATVLARPGSLNNYTLHPAAFLSPLGVILSLSGLLVFMRKHDYLRAFFCSCTYLIAMLCGAAAGLYPVLLPTTIPGGQSITVANAIAGPHTLRVGLVWWTFGTLLAILYFSIVYWLFRGKVSQHEATYGH, from the coding sequence ATGGCCTCACTCTGGTTCTGGATCGTCGCCGTCATGCTCGCCGCCTACGTCGTCCTCGACGGCTTTGACCTCGGCGTCGGCATCCTCATGCCCTTCGTCGCCCGCACCGAAGAAGACCGCCAGCAGGCCATCCACTCCATCGGCCCCGTCTGGGACGGCAACGAGGTCTGGCTCATCGCCGCCGGTGGCACGCTCTTCTTCGCCTTTCCGCTGCTCTACGCCTCATCCTTCAGCGGCTTCTACATGCCGCTCATGATCGTCCTCTGGCTGCTCATCCTCCGCGGCCTCTCCGTCGAACTCCGCATGCACTTCCGCGACCCGCTCTGGCGCACCTTCTTCGACGGCCTCTTCTTCTTCTCCAGCACCCTGCTCGCCATCTTCTTCGGCGCAGCGCTCGCCAACGTCGTCCGCGGAGTCCCCATCGGCCCCGACAACTACTTCTATCTCCCGCTCTGGACCAACTGGCGTACCGGCATCAGCCCCGGCATCCTCGACTGGTACACCGTCATCGGCGGCGTCATGGCCCTGCTCGCATTGGCGATGCACGGCGCGCTCTATCTCATGATCAAGACCGAAGGCCACCTTGAGCGCCGCGCACGTGTCGCCGCCGGCCGGCTATTGCCCTTCGTCGCTCTCGCCACCGTCTGCGCCATCCCTGCCACGGTCCTCGCCCGCCCCGGCTCGCTGAACAACTACACCCTGCATCCGGCCGCGTTCCTCTCGCCTTTGGGAGTCATCCTCAGCCTCAGCGGCCTCCTCGTCTTCATGCGCAAACACGACTACCTTCGCGCCTTCTTCTGCTCCTGCACCTACCTCATTGCAATGCTCTGCGGCGCCGCCGCCGGTCTCTACCCAGTGCTCTTGCCCACCACCATTCCCGGAGGCCAGTCCATCACCGTCGCCAACGCCATCGCCGGCCCCCACACCCTGCGCGTAGGCCTTGTCTGGTGGACCTTCGGCACCCTGCTCGCCATCCTCTACTTCAGCATCGTCTACTGGCTCTTCCGAGGCAAAGTCTCCCAGCACGAAGCCACCTACGGCCACTGA
- a CDS encoding cytochrome ubiquinol oxidase subunit I, with the protein MDALTLHRIHFAFTVTFHYLFPQLTMGLALLIVILKTIALRTADPDTSEHYNQAARFWARIFAINFLLGVITGIPMEFQFGTNWSEFSRRTGGVIGQPLAMEGVFSFFLESSFLGLFLFGERRLTRFQHWGAAFLVFLGSWISGFFIIVTDAWMQHPVAYQLMPDGTFQVASFWGLIMNPWAWLQYAHNMCGAVVTAAFVMSAVGALYVLQDRVEDFGRIFLKLGVITGVIACVLQIFPTGDLHGKYLAKNQPVAIAAMEGLFHSQKGAPMVLMGQPDVEAQKIDNPIAVNDVLSFLIYGTTSAEVKGLDAYPKDLWPTTLPLLFYAYHIMVGLGTYFVAIMALAAFLLWRGKLFTARWVLWPLLVSFPLPYIANTAGWMTAEIGRQPWLVYKLIRTSQGYSTHIGPGTSLFSLLGFLGLYTVLSILWILLVYNIIQKGPDERHLSGHTLTTI; encoded by the coding sequence ATGGATGCTCTCACGCTGCATCGAATTCACTTTGCCTTTACCGTCACCTTCCACTATCTGTTTCCGCAGCTCACCATGGGCCTCGCGCTGCTCATCGTCATCCTCAAGACGATCGCCCTCCGCACCGCCGATCCTGACACGTCCGAGCACTACAACCAGGCAGCCCGTTTCTGGGCTCGCATCTTCGCCATCAACTTCCTCCTCGGCGTCATCACCGGCATCCCCATGGAGTTCCAGTTCGGCACCAACTGGTCGGAGTTCTCCCGCCGCACCGGCGGCGTCATCGGACAGCCGCTCGCCATGGAAGGCGTCTTCTCTTTCTTCCTAGAGTCCTCTTTCCTAGGCCTCTTTCTCTTCGGCGAGCGGCGTCTCACCCGCTTCCAGCACTGGGGCGCGGCCTTCCTGGTCTTTCTCGGCTCCTGGATATCTGGCTTCTTCATCATCGTCACCGACGCCTGGATGCAGCACCCCGTCGCCTACCAGCTCATGCCCGACGGCACCTTCCAGGTCGCCAGCTTCTGGGGTCTCATCATGAACCCCTGGGCCTGGCTCCAGTACGCGCACAACATGTGCGGAGCCGTCGTCACCGCCGCCTTCGTCATGTCCGCCGTCGGCGCGCTCTACGTCCTCCAGGACCGCGTCGAAGACTTCGGCCGCATCTTCCTCAAGCTCGGCGTCATCACGGGCGTCATCGCCTGCGTCCTGCAGATCTTCCCCACCGGCGATCTCCACGGCAAGTACCTCGCAAAAAACCAGCCCGTCGCCATCGCCGCCATGGAAGGCCTCTTCCACTCCCAAAAGGGCGCGCCCATGGTCCTCATGGGCCAGCCCGACGTCGAAGCTCAGAAGATCGACAACCCCATCGCGGTCAACGACGTCCTCAGCTTCCTCATCTACGGCACCACCTCGGCTGAGGTCAAAGGCCTCGACGCCTATCCCAAGGACCTCTGGCCCACCACGCTGCCGCTGCTCTTTTACGCGTATCACATCATGGTCGGCCTCGGCACCTACTTTGTCGCCATCATGGCGCTTGCGGCCTTCCTGCTCTGGCGCGGCAAGCTCTTCACCGCACGCTGGGTCTTGTGGCCATTGCTGGTCAGCTTCCCGCTGCCGTACATCGCCAACACCGCCGGCTGGATGACCGCCGAGATCGGCCGCCAGCCCTGGCTCGTCTACAAACTCATCCGCACCTCGCAGGGATACTCCACCCACATCGGCCCCGGCACCAGCCTCTTCTCGCTGCTCGGCTTCCTCGGCCTCTACACCGTCCTGTCCATCCTCTGGATTCTGCTGGTCTACAACATCATCCAGAAAGGCCCGGACGAAAGGCACCTCTCCGGCCACACCCTCACCACCATCTAG